From a region of the Bacteroidia bacterium genome:
- a CDS encoding imidazolonepropionase: MSRLLIKNIRQLVAVHDTSPAFLRGKEMGKLPVLENAWLACEDGRISAYGNMEDFPGIADWSGLEVMDAGEGAVMPCWADSHTHLVFAGWREGEFADRIAGLSYTQIAEKGGGILHSARKMAGASEQDLFEAAMRRLNEVILLGTGAIEIKSGYGLSLEAELKMLRVIARIKATAPVSVRATFLGAHAVPEGMSKEKYLDLIIREMLPAIGSEKLADYCDIFCEKGYFSADDTLKLLEAAAKHGLKGKVHAEQLSHTGGVLAGIRSGARSVDHLEFISDEDMQGLVESTTIPTLLPGAQWFLQLPAPPARQMIEAGLGLAIASDYNPGSSPSGNMHFMCSLACVQYRLSPAEAINAGTINGAHAMDLGDVTGSITPGKRANLIITDPIPSISFIPYSFASRFINRVIINGKTYETAY; this comes from the coding sequence ATGTCCCGCCTGCTCATTAAGAATATCCGGCAACTGGTTGCCGTACACGATACTTCCCCGGCATTTCTGCGAGGGAAAGAGATGGGGAAATTACCTGTTTTAGAAAATGCCTGGCTGGCCTGTGAAGACGGTAGGATCTCTGCCTATGGGAATATGGAGGATTTTCCAGGGATAGCCGACTGGAGTGGATTGGAAGTAATGGATGCAGGGGAAGGCGCGGTAATGCCCTGCTGGGCTGATTCGCACACCCATCTGGTGTTTGCCGGATGGCGGGAGGGCGAATTCGCAGACCGCATTGCAGGGCTTAGCTACACACAAATCGCCGAAAAAGGAGGCGGTATACTTCACTCGGCCCGTAAAATGGCCGGGGCCAGCGAACAGGATCTCTTTGAGGCGGCCATGCGACGGTTGAATGAAGTGATTCTCCTGGGAACGGGCGCCATCGAGATCAAAAGCGGATACGGACTTTCTCTGGAAGCGGAACTGAAGATGCTTCGTGTGATCGCAAGAATAAAAGCAACCGCACCTGTTTCTGTACGTGCTACCTTTCTTGGTGCGCATGCGGTTCCGGAAGGCATGAGCAAGGAAAAATATTTGGATCTCATTATCCGCGAAATGCTACCGGCCATAGGAAGTGAGAAACTGGCCGACTACTGCGACATTTTCTGCGAAAAGGGGTATTTCTCTGCTGACGACACACTGAAATTGCTGGAAGCCGCTGCGAAGCATGGATTAAAAGGCAAGGTACATGCAGAACAACTAAGTCATACTGGTGGAGTACTGGCAGGTATCCGGTCAGGTGCACGAAGCGTAGATCACCTCGAATTCATTTCAGATGAAGATATGCAAGGGCTTGTTGAAAGTACAACCATTCCTACCCTGTTGCCCGGCGCACAGTGGTTCCTTCAGTTGCCCGCACCTCCAGCCAGGCAGATGATTGAAGCAGGACTGGGCTTGGCGATCGCGAGTGATTACAATCCCGGCTCCTCTCCCTCCGGTAATATGCATTTCATGTGCAGCTTGGCCTGCGTGCAGTACCGACTGTCGCCTGCGGAAGCCATCAATGCCGGCACCATAAACGGGGCCCATGCAATGGATCTCGGTGATGTAACCGGCAGCATCACACCGGGTAAAAGGGCGAATCTTATCATTACCGATCCTATTCCGTCTATTTCATTTATCCCTTATTCATTTGCAAGCCGGTTCATTAACCGGGTGATCATAAATGGCAAAACCTATGAAACAGCTTATTGA
- the aroC gene encoding chorismate synthase, with product MAGSSFGTLFTLTTFGESHGPAIGGIVDGCPAGLALDLKQIQKDVDRRRPGQSKITTSRKEGDKVEILSGVFKGKTTGAPIGFIIRNHDQRSGDYDYLLEAWRPSHADFTYDSKFGFRDHTGSGRASARETACRVVGGSIARQLLAQYGIAVYAFTSQVGNVKLLKKADKLDLSVTEKNLVRCPDELVARAMLARIEKARKSGDTVGGIITGLITGLPAGLGEPVFDKLHADLGKAILSINACKGFEVGSGFEGTKLPGSEHNDAFYFSAGEQKVRTRTNHSGGVQGGISNGENVIFRAAFKPISTIMKEQETLNKRMNKISIFGKGRHDPCVLPRAVPVVEAMAALVVADHLLRNATSRINE from the coding sequence ATGGCCGGCAGTAGCTTCGGAACCCTCTTTACACTTACCACTTTTGGTGAATCACATGGTCCGGCTATCGGGGGGATTGTTGACGGTTGCCCAGCTGGTCTGGCACTGGACCTAAAGCAGATTCAGAAGGATGTAGACCGCCGCCGCCCTGGTCAATCGAAGATTACAACAAGCCGCAAAGAAGGTGATAAGGTGGAGATCCTTTCGGGGGTTTTCAAGGGAAAAACTACTGGTGCACCCATTGGTTTTATTATCCGTAATCATGACCAGCGCTCCGGAGATTATGATTATTTGCTGGAAGCCTGGCGACCCTCCCATGCAGATTTTACCTATGATTCAAAGTTTGGATTCAGGGATCATACTGGTAGCGGACGTGCTTCAGCACGGGAAACCGCGTGCCGGGTGGTGGGAGGTTCTATTGCAAGGCAGTTGCTTGCGCAGTACGGCATAGCGGTTTATGCTTTTACCTCCCAGGTGGGAAATGTTAAGTTGCTCAAAAAAGCGGATAAACTGGATCTGTCGGTTACCGAGAAGAATCTTGTGCGCTGTCCGGACGAGTTGGTTGCACGGGCCATGCTGGCACGTATTGAAAAAGCTCGCAAATCGGGTGATACCGTAGGCGGAATTATTACTGGGCTGATCACCGGCCTGCCGGCCGGGCTGGGCGAACCTGTATTCGATAAACTGCATGCCGATCTGGGAAAAGCCATCCTTTCTATCAATGCCTGCAAAGGATTTGAGGTCGGCAGTGGTTTTGAAGGTACCAAACTCCCCGGATCAGAACACAACGACGCGTTTTACTTTTCTGCCGGCGAGCAAAAGGTACGAACCCGCACTAACCATTCCGGGGGAGTTCAGGGTGGGATCAGTAACGGGGAGAATGTGATTTTCCGTGCCGCTTTTAAGCCCATCTCCACTATTATGAAGGAGCAGGAAACCCTGAACAAGAGAATGAACAAAATATCGATTTTCGGCAAGGGCCGGCACGACCCATGCGTTCTGCCAAGGGCTGTTCCTGTAGTTGAAGCGATGGCCGCACTGGTAGTGGCAGATCACCTTCTCCGCAATGCCACCTCACGCATTAATGAATAA
- a CDS encoding AsmA family protein — protein MKKKNIFGKIIRWTILILLLLIGFIVASPFLFKGKIVEVVKEEANKNLKAKVDFGDFDLTVFSSFPNLTLTINDISVANAEPFAGDTLFSVKTLSATINLMSVLSGDQYEIRQILLDHPRIKATVLKDGTASYDIAIAGPDTGIVAVQDTGAPARFKMSLKSLEIVNAWIRYDDASLNTTAALDSFNYKLSGDFTQDNFVMENDISIAALSCNYEGIPYLNKVRMVVKAALGADMTAGKFTFKENELALNELGFGMDGWFSMPENGYDMDLSFKCKQSEFRSFLSLIPAVYSKDFASVKTSGALAFSGFAKGMYTENKLPAFGLDLKIDNAMFQYPSLPKAVNNIFVDLKVDNKTGDPDATVTDLRKFHMEMAGNPLDMTMHVEHPVSDPGINGQLLGKLDLSTIKDVIPLDKGDELNGLIDADVKLAGRYSSIEQEKYEDFEAKGSVKVSNMNYSTTGMPSMKINTMTMNFSPKFVALEGFDAVMGVSDYKADGRIENFMQYFFKDSLLKGTFSLRSSLIDLNEFMAADSTAPAPTTADTSSLSVIEVPGNIDFVLNSTIGKLVYDDINMNNVKGAVVIRDSKVLLNDLMMNLLGGSMKMNGTYSTLNPRDPQVDFRLNIKDFDIPETYKYFNTVQKLAPIAKYTQGKFSTDVTYTSSLDQAMMPIWNTMKGEGVLKTSKVLVSGFEPLNKLADALGGFDKFKKADFSDMTIKYAFSEGKVSYDKFPFKSGSVNGEVEGSTGFDQAINYKMGFEVPTKDMPPGAQQLVGNMLTKANMLGVGAKLPEKVKLNALFGGTVTQPTVKTDVKDIAGNVVEDVKEMVKDTVKALVKDKIEDVKKDLTAEKEKIMKDAEKLAQQVKDESAKTAEQVRKEGYAKADELEKAAKNPIEKLAAKKAAEKMRKETDEKANKIITDGNAKADKIMTDAKAKADALK, from the coding sequence ATGAAGAAGAAAAACATTTTCGGAAAGATCATTCGCTGGACCATCCTTATCCTTTTGCTGCTGATCGGGTTTATTGTGGCCTCCCCCTTCCTGTTTAAAGGAAAAATAGTGGAAGTGGTGAAGGAGGAAGCTAACAAGAATCTGAAAGCAAAAGTTGATTTCGGAGATTTTGATTTAACCGTGTTCTCCTCTTTTCCCAATCTGACACTTACGATTAACGATATTTCCGTGGCTAATGCGGAACCCTTTGCAGGAGATACTCTCTTTTCGGTGAAAACCCTTTCGGCTACCATCAATCTCATGAGTGTGCTGTCCGGAGATCAGTATGAGATACGTCAGATACTGCTGGATCATCCCCGCATCAAGGCTACTGTACTGAAGGATGGCACAGCCAGTTACGATATTGCCATCGCTGGTCCGGATACCGGCATAGTAGCCGTTCAGGATACCGGTGCCCCCGCCAGATTTAAGATGAGTCTTAAATCACTTGAAATCGTGAACGCATGGATACGCTACGACGACGCAAGTCTGAATACCACGGCCGCTTTAGATAGTTTCAATTATAAACTTTCCGGCGACTTTACTCAGGATAACTTTGTAATGGAAAATGACATAAGCATAGCTGCCCTTTCCTGCAACTATGAAGGTATTCCGTACTTAAATAAAGTAAGGATGGTGGTGAAAGCAGCCCTGGGGGCAGACATGACAGCCGGCAAATTTACTTTTAAGGAGAATGAACTTGCCCTCAATGAACTGGGGTTTGGAATGGACGGATGGTTTAGTATGCCGGAGAACGGATACGACATGGACCTTTCTTTCAAGTGCAAACAAAGCGAATTCAGAAGCTTTCTTTCCCTGATCCCTGCCGTTTATTCCAAGGATTTTGCCTCGGTTAAAACTTCCGGCGCTCTTGCGTTTAGCGGATTTGCGAAAGGAATGTATACTGAGAATAAACTTCCGGCTTTCGGACTGGACCTGAAAATAGATAATGCCATGTTCCAGTATCCTTCGCTTCCCAAAGCCGTAAACAACATCTTCGTGGATCTTAAGGTGGATAATAAAACCGGCGATCCGGATGCTACCGTAACTGACCTCAGGAAGTTTCATATGGAAATGGCGGGAAATCCTCTGGATATGACAATGCATGTGGAACATCCGGTTTCTGATCCGGGCATAAACGGACAGCTACTCGGTAAGCTGGATCTTAGTACGATTAAAGATGTTATACCCCTCGACAAAGGGGATGAACTTAACGGGCTGATCGATGCGGATGTTAAACTTGCCGGAAGATATTCCAGCATTGAGCAGGAAAAATACGAAGACTTTGAAGCGAAAGGATCAGTGAAGGTGAGCAATATGAATTATTCCACCACCGGGATGCCATCCATGAAGATTAATACAATGACGATGAATTTCTCCCCGAAATTCGTTGCCTTGGAAGGTTTCGATGCTGTAATGGGAGTAAGTGATTATAAAGCAGACGGAAGGATAGAAAATTTTATGCAGTATTTCTTTAAAGACTCCTTGCTGAAAGGCACCTTCAGCCTGCGCTCTTCTCTAATTGATCTCAATGAATTCATGGCAGCTGATTCAACAGCGCCCGCTCCCACCACTGCAGATACTTCCTCCCTCAGCGTCATTGAGGTTCCGGGTAACATTGATTTCGTACTGAATTCGACAATTGGTAAACTGGTGTACGACGATATCAATATGAACAATGTAAAAGGCGCTGTGGTGATCCGCGACAGCAAGGTGTTGCTGAATGATCTGATGATGAATTTGCTGGGAGGCAGTATGAAAATGAATGGCACTTATTCTACGCTGAATCCCCGTGATCCGCAGGTAGACTTCCGGTTGAATATTAAGGATTTTGATATCCCCGAAACCTACAAGTATTTTAATACCGTGCAGAAGCTTGCGCCTATTGCTAAATATACCCAGGGGAAATTCAGCACTGATGTAACGTACACATCTTCACTCGACCAGGCGATGATGCCCATCTGGAATACAATGAAGGGAGAAGGAGTATTGAAGACCAGTAAGGTGCTTGTTTCCGGCTTTGAACCGCTGAATAAACTTGCTGACGCGCTGGGAGGGTTTGACAAATTCAAAAAAGCTGATTTTTCCGACATGACCATTAAGTATGCGTTCAGTGAGGGTAAAGTATCTTATGACAAATTCCCATTCAAATCCGGCAGTGTGAACGGAGAGGTGGAAGGCTCCACAGGCTTTGATCAGGCCATCAATTATAAAATGGGATTTGAAGTGCCGACAAAGGATATGCCTCCCGGTGCGCAGCAACTGGTTGGGAATATGCTTACGAAGGCGAATATGCTCGGAGTTGGTGCCAAATTGCCGGAGAAGGTGAAGCTGAACGCCCTGTTCGGGGGAACCGTAACCCAACCAACCGTTAAAACAGACGTAAAAGACATCGCCGGTAATGTGGTAGAAGATGTTAAGGAAATGGTGAAAGATACCGTGAAAGCACTGGTTAAAGATAAGATAGAGGATGTGAAAAAGGATTTGACTGCGGAAAAAGAGAAAATCATGAAAGACGCGGAGAAGCTGGCCCAGCAGGTTAAAGATGAATCTGCAAAAACAGCAGAACAGGTACGTAAAGAAGGCTATGCCAAAGCAGATGAACTTGAAAAGGCAGCGAAAAATCCGATTGAAAAATTAGCCGCTAAAAAAGCGGCGGAAAAAATGAGAAAGGAAACGGATGAAAAAGCCAATAAAATCATCACTGACGGAAATGCGAAAGCGGATAAGATCATGACCGATGCGAAGGCCAAAGCGGATGCATTGAAGTAG
- a CDS encoding PD40 domain-containing protein, which yields MKNIWMIGFLCMLWAAPLAAQDDGEEDPEVKTETKKGKKEKPVKEEEPVEDGQKQDDCPETENANALKYFKKSQDKKKFEYKERMEFLKKAMEEDPEDARINLEYARHIVITMKNRDASFASAGKYYEKVIAACPNLHSDPYYYLAIIAWEAKNYKDCKKYSKLYMDFKSEDEKKYDQKYAQFMVDMKSLYKWSVVYDELYGNPVPYDPNLVKGLSSERPEYLPVISPDNTTALFTRQVKPQTKDAGVDIDRIIERFMVSKRQENGDFDNGNWMPDPFNRGTNEGGATMTIDNKTLYFTICKDEGGPQAECDIWYCINVKGKWGEIKKVPNLNTKDKWDSQPSVSADGNTIYFASDRPGGLGGTDIWYVQRDQNGLWGQPKNCGPKINTNGDEKAPFMHSDSYTLYFSSGPSSVTLDGGWPGVGGMDIYYSKMDEKGNWMEPKNIGIPINTKGDEVGLIVSTDGRLAYFASDDPRRTKNKSMGGYDIYAFDLYEKARPEKVVFLEGELKGDNGKPLKDAVIEIKDSQTKKTVKAVYDTTDGKYRGIIADKGNDILVKVETPKHSFTSTLISKKDSVQSDKLITKVKVPAPKPVVTGEKYSLSNIYYKTGSAELDKKSLVVLEEFAAWLKKNPNLKIEIHGHTDNVGDRNDNMALSKDRAFTVMETLISFGVKKEQITGFKGFGPDAPLTSNDTETDRAKNRRTEFFVIGN from the coding sequence GTGAAGAATATATGGATGATAGGGTTTTTATGTATGTTGTGGGCGGCACCGCTCGCAGCGCAGGATGACGGAGAGGAGGATCCGGAGGTGAAAACGGAGACCAAAAAAGGCAAAAAGGAAAAACCCGTTAAAGAGGAAGAGCCGGTAGAGGATGGACAGAAACAGGATGATTGTCCGGAAACCGAAAATGCCAATGCGCTGAAGTATTTTAAAAAATCACAGGACAAGAAGAAATTCGAGTACAAGGAGCGCATGGAATTCCTGAAAAAAGCCATGGAAGAAGATCCGGAGGATGCGAGGATCAATCTTGAGTACGCGCGGCACATTGTGATCACAATGAAAAACCGCGATGCTTCATTTGCTTCCGCCGGTAAGTATTATGAAAAGGTGATCGCCGCCTGCCCAAACCTTCATTCCGACCCGTACTACTATCTTGCCATCATCGCATGGGAGGCAAAAAATTATAAAGACTGTAAGAAGTACTCAAAGTTGTATATGGATTTTAAGTCTGAAGATGAGAAGAAATATGACCAGAAATATGCGCAGTTCATGGTGGATATGAAATCGCTTTATAAATGGTCGGTGGTTTATGATGAGCTTTACGGAAATCCTGTACCGTACGATCCCAACCTTGTAAAAGGGCTTAGTTCTGAGCGGCCGGAATATCTTCCTGTTATCTCTCCGGATAACACTACGGCGCTGTTCACCCGCCAGGTGAAGCCGCAGACAAAAGACGCCGGAGTGGATATAGACAGGATAATTGAGAGGTTCATGGTGAGTAAACGACAGGAAAACGGAGATTTTGACAATGGCAATTGGATGCCGGATCCTTTTAACAGGGGTACCAACGAGGGCGGCGCTACGATGACCATTGATAATAAGACACTGTATTTTACTATTTGTAAAGATGAAGGCGGACCGCAGGCTGAATGCGATATCTGGTATTGTATCAACGTTAAGGGTAAATGGGGTGAAATAAAAAAGGTGCCTAACCTTAACACAAAGGATAAATGGGATTCACAACCTTCTGTTTCTGCAGACGGAAATACCATCTATTTCGCCAGTGACAGACCGGGCGGATTAGGCGGAACAGACATCTGGTACGTACAGCGGGATCAGAACGGCCTATGGGGACAACCTAAAAACTGTGGTCCAAAGATTAATACGAACGGAGATGAGAAAGCACCCTTTATGCATTCTGATTCCTATACCTTGTATTTTTCAAGCGGACCATCTTCTGTTACGCTGGACGGTGGTTGGCCCGGCGTGGGAGGCATGGATATTTATTATTCCAAGATGGATGAAAAGGGTAACTGGATGGAACCTAAAAATATTGGCATCCCGATTAATACAAAAGGCGATGAGGTGGGGTTGATTGTTAGCACCGACGGTCGCCTGGCCTATTTTGCTTCGGATGATCCGCGCCGGACTAAAAATAAATCCATGGGCGGATATGATATTTATGCCTTTGATCTTTATGAGAAGGCACGCCCTGAAAAAGTGGTTTTTCTTGAAGGTGAACTGAAAGGTGATAACGGCAAACCGTTGAAAGACGCGGTAATCGAAATAAAAGATTCCCAAACAAAAAAAACTGTCAAAGCAGTGTATGATACCACCGATGGTAAATACAGGGGTATAATCGCAGATAAGGGAAATGATATTCTTGTTAAAGTGGAAACGCCGAAACATTCCTTTACCAGCACACTGATTTCAAAAAAGGATTCCGTTCAGTCTGACAAACTGATTACCAAAGTGAAGGTACCTGCCCCAAAACCGGTGGTAACCGGAGAGAAATACAGCCTGAGTAATATCTACTATAAGACGGGAAGTGCGGAACTGGACAAAAAATCATTGGTAGTGCTTGAAGAATTTGCAGCCTGGCTGAAAAAAAATCCTAATCTTAAAATCGAAATTCACGGGCATACTGATAACGTGGGAGACAGAAATGATAATATGGCCCTCTCCAAGGACCGCGCCTTCACAGTAATGGAAACGTTGATCTCCTTCGGAGTGAAGAAGGAGCAGATCACAGGTTTTAAAGGCTTCGGACCCGATGCCCCCCTGACCAGCAACGACACCGAAACAGACCGTGCGAAGAATCGCAGGACAGAATTCTTTGTTATAGGAAACTGA
- a CDS encoding GWxTD domain-containing protein produces the protein MKRLLVALMILATGHAGYGKEVMALLTYATFNSPANGPYIETYLTVLGNTVEQIRVKNTSMFRGDVEVNLLFRQGDSIRAYRKYVLAGPETADTNKCPNFVDVQRIPLKEGIYKLEFTISDKNKKKGRSFSAEVDVTVSFRTDKVVISDVEFVDSYKKAEMDGPLTKSGMDIVPYVSNFFPPNLQKMVFYAEIYNSRAILGDGEKFLVNYHIENYMTGQRLASFRKFSTMTTAGVNIVLADMNITDLPTGNYNLVIEMRNKMNEVITERKAFFQRNNPGAKLDIPDIQTVNTGGTFVEKFHNKDSLIEIIRSLRPVSDENEKQYADNQILKSDVSTMQRYLYSFWLNRSPMNPEAAFVAYQKEVALVNKVFKAGTIKGYETDRGRVYLMYGAPNDRTVSENEPSTYPYEIWHYHKLKDQVNKKFVFYNTDLATNNYTLLHSDAKGEKYDSRWQMKLKARTFHSADFDIEKPGVDLFGDKTQENFNNPK, from the coding sequence ATGAAACGATTACTTGTCGCATTAATGATCCTGGCTACAGGCCATGCGGGGTACGGAAAAGAGGTAATGGCGCTGCTCACCTACGCCACATTCAACAGCCCTGCCAACGGGCCTTACATTGAAACCTACCTTACGGTACTGGGAAACACCGTGGAGCAGATCCGGGTAAAGAATACTTCTATGTTCAGAGGTGATGTGGAAGTAAATCTGCTTTTCCGGCAAGGAGATTCCATTCGGGCCTACAGGAAGTATGTGCTGGCCGGACCGGAGACAGCCGATACAAACAAGTGTCCGAATTTTGTGGATGTGCAGCGAATTCCTTTGAAGGAAGGAATTTATAAACTGGAATTCACGATCTCTGATAAAAACAAGAAGAAGGGCCGTTCGTTTTCCGCAGAGGTGGATGTAACGGTTTCGTTCCGTACGGATAAGGTGGTGATTTCAGATGTGGAGTTCGTGGACTCCTATAAAAAGGCAGAAATGGACGGTCCGCTTACGAAAAGTGGGATGGATATAGTGCCTTATGTTTCTAATTTCTTTCCGCCGAATCTTCAAAAGATGGTTTTTTACGCTGAGATATATAATTCCCGCGCAATTCTTGGTGATGGCGAGAAGTTCCTGGTAAATTATCACATCGAAAATTATATGACCGGACAGCGGCTGGCATCGTTCCGGAAGTTCAGTACGATGACCACAGCGGGAGTTAACATTGTGCTTGCCGATATGAATATTACGGATCTTCCCACTGGTAATTACAACCTGGTGATAGAGATGAGAAATAAAATGAATGAGGTGATCACGGAACGCAAAGCTTTTTTTCAGCGCAATAACCCGGGAGCAAAGCTGGATATCCCTGATATTCAAACCGTGAATACCGGGGGAACATTTGTAGAGAAATTTCACAACAAGGATTCACTCATTGAAATTATTCGTTCCCTGCGTCCGGTCTCCGATGAGAACGAAAAACAGTATGCAGACAACCAGATACTGAAGTCTGATGTTTCCACCATGCAACGTTACCTTTATAGTTTTTGGCTTAACCGTTCGCCCATGAATCCGGAAGCTGCTTTCGTCGCTTATCAGAAAGAGGTGGCGCTCGTGAATAAAGTATTCAAAGCAGGAACAATAAAAGGTTATGAGACTGACAGAGGTCGCGTGTACCTGATGTACGGAGCGCCAAACGACCGCACGGTGTCGGAAAATGAACCCAGCACCTATCCCTACGAAATATGGCATTACCACAAATTAAAGGACCAGGTGAATAAAAAATTTGTTTTCTATAACACAGATCTGGCAACAAACAATTATACCTTGCTGCATTCAGATGCAAAGGGCGAGAAATACGATTCACGATGGCAAATGAAACTAAAAGCACGAACTTTCCATTCGGCTGACTTTGATATTGAAAAACCCGGCGTAGATCTCTTTGGTGATAAAACGCAGGAGAACTTCAACAATCCCAAATAG